A genomic stretch from Frigoribacterium sp. PvP032 includes:
- the ileS gene encoding isoleucine--tRNA ligase, with amino-acid sequence MAYKPVPASPRFPDVEQGVLAFWRRDDTFQESIRAREGRDEWVFYDGPPFANGLPHYGHLLTGYAKDVFPRYQTMRGKQVHRRFGWDTHGLPAELEAMRQLGITEKHQIDEMGIGAFNAAARSSVLQYTDEWQGYVTRQARWVDFDDDYKTLDVSYMESVLWAFKQLWDKQLAYEGFRVLPYCWHDQTPLSNHELRMDDDVYKMRQDQTVTVAFPLVGAKAESLGLTGVEALAWTTTPWTLPTNMALAVGPDISYVTVPHALLPGERAGDQQLLTGSVFLLAADTLAAYAKDLGYESAEAAQAAVTATFAGAELEGVEYDRIWDVYADTEAWGTENAWRLLVADYVATGEGTGIVHQAPAYGEDDQLVCAAAGIPVIVSVDEAGRFLPMFDELGVAGLQVFEANKVLVQRLRADGRLVRLASYEHSYPHCWRCRNPLIYKAVSSWFVRVTDVRDRMGDLNQEITWVPENVKDGQFGKWVAGARDWSISRNRYWGSPIPVWRSDDPAYPRTDVYGSLAELEADFGRLPTNEQGEPDLHRPYIDDLTRPNPDDPTGQSTMRRIEDVFDVWFDSGSMPFAQVHYPFENQEWFETHAPADFIVEYIGQTRGWFYVMHALSTALFDRPAFSNVISHGIVLGSDGQKMSKSLRNYPDVSEVFDRDGADAMRWFLMSSSVIRGGNLVVTEEGIREGVRQFLLPLWSTYYFFTLYANAADGGSSGGEGRHVADGLVATWRTDSTDVLDRYLLAKTRLLVTNVERHLDALDSPLAAAALRDFADVLTNWYVRRSRDRFWAGDDRDAFDTLFTVLETVTRVAAPLAPLVTEEIWKGLTGGRSVHLTDWPDASAFPEDEALVASMDAVRAIASSGLALRKATGLRVRLPLARLTVVAPDPAGLEPFGSILRDELNVKEVAFTPLTEESLGEWGVTRKLTVNARAAGPRIGKQVQQVIPAAKKGDWAPAGENVVVGGVELLPGEFTLELAVDDPSAAIAFVGDGGFVLLDTATTPELEAEGLARDVVRAVQQARKAAGLDVSDRVVTTVTTDAVAAAALGTHRDMVQAETLTTELVVDVQDDVAGRDGKVAVGSGSAVTVEVRRA; translated from the coding sequence ATGGCCTACAAGCCGGTACCCGCATCGCCCCGGTTCCCCGACGTCGAGCAGGGCGTGCTCGCCTTCTGGCGTCGCGACGACACCTTCCAGGAGTCGATCCGCGCCCGCGAGGGCCGCGACGAGTGGGTCTTCTACGACGGCCCGCCCTTCGCCAACGGCCTGCCGCACTACGGCCACCTGCTCACGGGCTACGCGAAGGACGTGTTCCCGCGGTACCAGACCATGCGCGGCAAGCAGGTGCACCGCCGCTTCGGCTGGGACACCCACGGCCTGCCCGCCGAGCTCGAGGCGATGCGCCAGCTCGGCATCACCGAGAAGCACCAGATCGACGAGATGGGCATCGGCGCGTTCAACGCCGCGGCCCGCAGCTCGGTGCTGCAGTACACCGACGAGTGGCAGGGCTACGTCACCCGCCAGGCCCGCTGGGTCGACTTCGACGACGACTACAAGACCCTCGACGTCAGCTACATGGAGAGCGTGCTCTGGGCCTTCAAGCAGCTCTGGGACAAGCAGCTGGCCTACGAGGGCTTCCGCGTGCTGCCCTACTGCTGGCACGACCAGACGCCGCTGTCGAACCACGAGCTGCGCATGGACGACGACGTCTACAAGATGCGCCAGGACCAGACGGTCACCGTCGCCTTCCCGCTCGTCGGCGCCAAGGCCGAGTCGCTCGGCCTGACCGGAGTCGAGGCGCTCGCCTGGACGACGACCCCGTGGACGCTGCCGACGAACATGGCGCTCGCCGTGGGGCCCGACATCTCGTACGTGACGGTGCCGCACGCGCTGCTGCCCGGCGAGCGCGCCGGCGACCAGCAGCTGCTCACGGGCAGCGTGTTCCTGCTCGCCGCCGACACGCTCGCCGCCTACGCGAAGGACCTCGGCTACGAGTCGGCCGAGGCCGCGCAGGCCGCCGTGACGGCGACCTTCGCGGGCGCCGAGCTCGAGGGCGTCGAGTACGACCGCATCTGGGACGTCTACGCCGACACGGAGGCGTGGGGCACCGAGAACGCCTGGCGCCTGCTGGTCGCGGACTACGTCGCGACCGGCGAGGGCACCGGCATCGTCCACCAGGCGCCCGCCTACGGCGAGGACGACCAGCTGGTCTGCGCCGCCGCCGGCATCCCCGTCATCGTCTCCGTCGACGAGGCCGGTCGGTTCCTGCCGATGTTCGACGAGCTCGGCGTCGCCGGGCTGCAGGTGTTCGAGGCCAACAAGGTGCTCGTGCAGCGCCTCCGTGCCGACGGCCGCCTGGTGCGCCTCGCGAGCTACGAGCACAGCTACCCGCACTGCTGGCGCTGCCGCAACCCGCTGATCTACAAGGCCGTCTCGAGCTGGTTCGTGCGCGTCACCGACGTGCGCGACCGCATGGGCGACCTCAACCAGGAGATCACCTGGGTGCCCGAGAACGTGAAGGACGGCCAGTTCGGCAAGTGGGTCGCGGGCGCCCGCGACTGGTCCATCTCGCGCAACCGCTACTGGGGCTCGCCGATCCCGGTGTGGCGCAGCGACGACCCCGCGTACCCGCGCACCGACGTCTACGGCTCGCTCGCCGAGCTCGAGGCCGACTTCGGCCGCCTGCCGACGAACGAGCAGGGCGAGCCCGACCTGCACCGTCCGTACATCGACGACCTGACCCGGCCGAACCCCGACGACCCCACGGGCCAGAGCACGATGCGCCGCATCGAGGACGTCTTCGACGTCTGGTTCGACTCGGGCTCGATGCCGTTCGCCCAGGTCCACTACCCGTTCGAGAACCAGGAGTGGTTCGAGACCCACGCCCCCGCCGACTTCATCGTCGAGTACATCGGGCAGACGCGCGGCTGGTTCTACGTCATGCACGCGCTCTCGACGGCGCTCTTCGACCGGCCCGCGTTCTCGAACGTGATCAGCCACGGCATCGTGCTCGGCTCGGACGGCCAGAAGATGTCGAAGAGCCTCCGCAACTACCCCGACGTCTCCGAGGTCTTCGACCGCGACGGCGCCGACGCCATGCGCTGGTTCCTCATGTCGAGCTCGGTCATCCGCGGCGGCAACCTCGTCGTGACCGAGGAGGGCATCCGCGAGGGCGTCCGGCAGTTCCTGCTGCCGCTGTGGAGCACCTACTACTTCTTCACCCTGTACGCGAACGCCGCCGACGGCGGCAGCTCGGGAGGCGAGGGCCGGCACGTCGCGGACGGCCTCGTCGCGACCTGGCGGACCGACTCGACCGACGTGCTCGACCGGTACCTGCTGGCGAAGACGCGCCTCCTCGTGACCAACGTCGAGCGACACCTCGACGCGCTCGACTCGCCGCTCGCTGCGGCCGCCCTGCGCGACTTCGCCGACGTGCTCACCAACTGGTACGTGCGCCGCTCGCGCGACCGGTTCTGGGCCGGCGACGACCGTGACGCCTTCGACACGCTCTTCACCGTCCTCGAGACGGTCACGCGGGTGGCGGCGCCCCTGGCGCCCCTCGTGACGGAGGAGATCTGGAAGGGCCTCACCGGCGGTCGGAGCGTGCACCTCACCGACTGGCCCGACGCCTCCGCGTTCCCCGAGGACGAGGCCCTCGTCGCCTCGATGGACGCCGTCCGGGCGATCGCGTCGTCCGGCCTGGCGCTGCGCAAGGCGACCGGCCTGCGCGTCCGCCTGCCGCTGGCGCGCCTCACCGTCGTCGCGCCCGACCCGGCTGGCCTCGAGCCGTTCGGCTCGATCCTCCGCGACGAGCTGAACGTCAAGGAGGTGGCGTTCACGCCCCTGACGGAGGAGAGCCTCGGCGAGTGGGGCGTCACCCGCAAGCTGACCGTCAACGCCCGCGCCGCCGGCCCTCGCATCGGCAAGCAGGTGCAGCAGGTCATCCCGGCCGCGAAGAAGGGCGACTGGGCCCCGGCGGGCGAGAACGTCGTCGTCGGCGGCGTCGAGCTGCTGCCCGGCGAGTTCACGCTCGAGCTGGCGGTCGACGACCCGTCGGCCGCGATCGCCTTCGTCGGCGACGGCGGCTTCGTGCTGCTCGACACCGCGACGACGCCCGAGCTCGAGGCCGAGGGCCTGGCCCGCGACGTCGTCCGGGCCGTGCAGCAGGCACGCAAGGCCGCGGGCCTCGACGTCTCCGACCGCGTCGTGACGACCGTGACGACCGACGCGGTCGCGGCCGCGGCGCTCGGGACGCACCGCGACATGGTGCAGGCCGAGACCCTGACGACCGAGCTGGTCGTCGACGTGCAGGACGACGTCGCGGGACGCGACGGGAAGGTCGCGGTCGGCTCCGGCTCGGCCGTGACGGTGGAGGTGCGACGAGCGTGA
- a CDS encoding folylpolyglutamate synthase/dihydrofolate synthase family protein codes for MSPKKNKKDDGAGHDDGEFAAEATRVHDELLARVGESAPEPRLSATRRAVELLGDPQRAYPVIHITGTNGKTSTSRMIESVLRAHGLRTGLMTSPHLVRLNERIVVDGEPISDERLVANWDDIQPYLTMVDTELAAAGEPTLTFFEALTALAFACFADAPADVVVLEVGMGGEWDSTNVADGQVAVFTPIALDHQARLGSTVEAIARTKAGIVKPAASVVSAAQLPEALAELQRAAELTESSLAVEGVAFGVESTTVAVGGQVVTIRGVAGRYEDLLLPLFGDHQAQNAAVAVAAVESFLGSGSQALDHDVLAEGLAAATSPGRLQIVANEPTILVDAAHNPHGARALAKAIDDYFQFGRVVAVLSVLADKDAAGIVRALSGTVDQFVVTQSGSDRSVDADELAAVAVGVVGAARVVVETDLVSALRTARDLADEAEGDEPGGVVVTGSITLVGDVIALSQSEGGLS; via the coding sequence GTGAGCCCGAAGAAGAACAAGAAGGACGACGGCGCCGGACACGACGACGGCGAGTTCGCCGCCGAGGCGACTCGGGTGCACGACGAGCTGCTGGCCCGGGTGGGGGAGTCCGCCCCCGAGCCGCGCCTCTCGGCCACGCGCCGTGCCGTGGAGCTGCTCGGCGACCCGCAGCGCGCCTACCCCGTCATCCACATCACCGGCACGAACGGCAAGACGTCGACCAGCCGCATGATCGAGAGCGTCCTCCGGGCTCACGGGCTGCGGACCGGGCTGATGACCAGCCCCCACCTCGTGCGCCTCAACGAGCGCATCGTCGTCGACGGCGAGCCGATCAGCGACGAGCGCCTCGTCGCCAACTGGGACGACATCCAGCCCTACCTGACGATGGTCGACACCGAGCTGGCGGCTGCCGGCGAGCCGACCCTCACGTTCTTCGAGGCCCTGACGGCGCTCGCCTTCGCGTGCTTCGCCGACGCCCCGGCCGACGTCGTCGTGCTCGAGGTCGGCATGGGCGGCGAGTGGGACAGCACGAACGTCGCCGACGGCCAGGTCGCCGTCTTCACGCCGATCGCGCTCGACCACCAGGCACGACTGGGCTCGACCGTCGAGGCCATCGCGCGCACCAAGGCCGGCATCGTCAAGCCGGCCGCCTCCGTCGTCAGCGCGGCCCAGCTGCCGGAGGCGCTGGCCGAGCTGCAGCGCGCCGCCGAGCTCACCGAGTCGTCGCTGGCCGTCGAGGGCGTCGCCTTCGGCGTCGAGTCGACGACGGTGGCGGTGGGTGGCCAGGTCGTCACGATCCGCGGGGTCGCCGGTCGCTACGAAGACCTGCTGCTGCCGCTCTTCGGCGACCACCAGGCCCAGAACGCGGCCGTCGCCGTGGCCGCGGTCGAGTCGTTCCTCGGCAGCGGCAGCCAGGCGCTCGACCACGACGTGCTCGCCGAGGGGCTCGCCGCGGCGACGTCACCGGGGCGGCTGCAGATCGTCGCGAACGAGCCGACGATCCTGGTCGACGCGGCGCACAACCCGCACGGCGCCCGCGCCCTGGCCAAGGCGATCGACGACTACTTCCAGTTCGGGCGCGTCGTCGCGGTGCTGTCCGTACTCGCCGACAAGGACGCCGCCGGCATCGTGCGTGCGCTCTCCGGCACGGTCGACCAGTTCGTCGTCACGCAGAGCGGCTCCGACCGCTCCGTCGACGCCGACGAGCTCGCCGCCGTCGCCGTGGGCGTCGTCGGCGCGGCACGGGTCGTCGTCGAGACCGATCTCGTGTCGGCGCTCCGCACGGCGCGTGACCTCGCCGACGAGGCCGAGGGCGACGAGCCCGGCGGCGTCGTCGTGACCGGCTCGATCACGCTGGTCGGCGACGTCATCGCGCTCTCGCAGTCCGAGGGCGGGCTCTCGTGA
- a CDS encoding ABC transporter substrate-binding protein, with protein sequence MRTRPLSLLALASAGALLLAGCTPGGAATDDGTPRAGGTLTYATGDAEPTCLDPHVGGNYPQALVSTQYLESLVSKDADGEIVPWLADSWVEADDGLSWTFTLRDGVQFTDGTPFDAAAVAANVAHLQDPETLSSTGYLALQKVTGVEAVDARTARFDLSEPDSALLESLTQPWLAMESPEALQRSQEVNCESPVGTGPFVVESWTKQDRVVLSRNDDYSSPPADADHDGPAHLDEVVWRFIPDSAARYAALQAGQVDVIDNVQPDTLVAAAKDDTLDEIDAPRPGAANRIELNSGKAPFDDERVRQAFITGVDVNDGIDSLFFGTAKRSYSPLSSVEPLAWSDESLFDVDPDAAGDLLDEAGWTERDSEGYRTKGGERLSLEFPVSTNQSIPAEQSLFEQIQAGAKQLGIEVVLSPLDLSSWYGALAANDYDLVSAPYTKVGPDVLRILYDTAGITPAPSGYFANLAQLSDPALDELLTDAAQTSDTDERADLYQQAQQTILESYTVLPLYDQQNHYLVRSSVTGVRALPPVSAVTLYDASRTD encoded by the coding sequence ATGCGCACGCGCCCTCTCTCCCTGCTCGCCCTCGCCTCGGCGGGAGCCCTGCTGCTCGCCGGCTGCACCCCGGGCGGCGCTGCCACCGACGACGGCACCCCGCGCGCCGGCGGCACCCTGACCTACGCGACCGGAGACGCCGAGCCCACCTGCCTCGACCCGCACGTCGGCGGGAACTACCCGCAGGCGCTCGTCTCGACCCAGTACCTCGAGTCGCTCGTGTCGAAGGACGCGGACGGGGAGATCGTGCCGTGGCTCGCCGACTCGTGGGTCGAGGCCGACGACGGCCTCAGCTGGACCTTCACGCTGCGCGACGGCGTCCAGTTCACGGACGGCACGCCCTTCGACGCTGCTGCGGTCGCGGCCAACGTGGCGCACCTGCAAGACCCGGAGACGCTCTCGTCGACCGGCTACCTCGCCCTGCAGAAGGTCACGGGCGTCGAGGCCGTCGACGCTCGGACCGCCCGCTTCGACCTCAGCGAGCCCGACAGCGCGCTGCTCGAGTCGCTCACCCAGCCGTGGCTCGCCATGGAGTCGCCGGAGGCGCTGCAGCGATCCCAGGAGGTGAACTGCGAGTCGCCGGTCGGCACCGGCCCGTTCGTGGTCGAGTCCTGGACGAAGCAGGACCGCGTCGTCCTCAGCCGCAACGACGACTACTCGTCGCCGCCTGCCGACGCCGATCACGACGGCCCCGCCCACCTCGACGAGGTCGTCTGGCGCTTCATCCCCGACTCCGCCGCTCGCTACGCGGCCCTCCAGGCCGGCCAGGTCGACGTCATCGACAACGTCCAGCCCGACACCCTGGTCGCCGCCGCGAAGGACGACACGCTCGACGAGATCGACGCGCCCCGTCCGGGCGCCGCGAACCGGATCGAGCTGAACTCGGGCAAGGCGCCCTTCGACGACGAGCGCGTGCGACAGGCCTTCATCACCGGGGTCGACGTGAACGACGGCATCGACTCGCTCTTCTTCGGCACGGCGAAGCGCTCCTACTCGCCCCTCTCGAGCGTCGAGCCGCTCGCGTGGTCGGACGAGTCGCTCTTCGACGTCGACCCCGACGCCGCCGGCGACCTGCTCGACGAGGCAGGCTGGACGGAGCGCGACTCCGAGGGCTACCGCACCAAGGGCGGCGAGCGCCTCTCCCTCGAGTTCCCCGTCAGCACGAACCAGTCGATCCCGGCCGAGCAGTCGCTCTTCGAGCAGATCCAGGCAGGGGCCAAGCAGCTGGGCATCGAGGTCGTGCTCTCGCCGCTCGACCTCTCGAGCTGGTACGGCGCCCTCGCCGCGAACGACTACGACCTGGTGAGCGCCCCGTACACGAAGGTCGGCCCCGACGTGCTGCGCATCCTCTACGACACGGCCGGCATCACGCCTGCCCCGAGCGGCTACTTCGCCAACCTGGCGCAGCTGAGCGACCCGGCGCTCGACGAGCTCCTGACCGACGCCGCTCAGACGAGCGACACCGACGAGCGGGCAGACCTGTACCAGCAGGCCCAGCAGACCATCCTCGAGAGCTACACGGTGCTGCCGCTCTACGACCAGCAGAACCACTACCTCGTGCGCTCGTCCGTGACCGGCGTCCGCGCCCTGCCGCCGGTCTCGGCCGTCACCTTGTATGACGCTTCCCGTACCGACTGA
- a CDS encoding DUF4233 domain-containing protein, which produces MTEAPPPEGPAGPARPTRRARRRGAAESLLSIVLVLEAMSLFFVMLVVNGRDLLPTGVAFGGGLGAIVLILLVSRTLRWRWGIVLGWVVQLGLVACGLLDPVMYVVAALFVAIWTYCLVKGTQLDRMNAARFGPQP; this is translated from the coding sequence GTGACCGAGGCACCGCCTCCTGAGGGGCCTGCCGGCCCCGCTCGCCCGACCCGCAGGGCCCGTCGTCGCGGCGCCGCGGAGAGCCTGCTCTCGATCGTGCTCGTGCTCGAGGCCATGTCGCTGTTCTTCGTCATGCTCGTCGTCAACGGCCGCGACCTGCTGCCCACCGGCGTCGCGTTCGGCGGCGGCCTCGGCGCGATCGTCCTGATCCTGCTCGTGTCGCGCACCCTGCGCTGGCGCTGGGGGATCGTGCTCGGCTGGGTCGTCCAGCTCGGGCTCGTCGCCTGCGGGCTGCTCGACCCCGTCATGTACGTCGTAGCGGCCCTGTTCGTCGCGATCTGGACCTACTGCCTCGTCAAGGGGACGCAGCTCGACCGCATGAACGCGGCGCGCTTCGGCCCGCAGCCCTGA
- a CDS encoding TetR/AcrR family transcriptional regulator codes for MSGDVGPRTGRSSGRPRRSSADVLADAAAELFLEQGWSRTTVDQIAQRAGVSRGTFFNYFESKADTFWLDLDATAAGLGDALRASSGASPVRRVESALVQLAAAHPADRVPWALTQSDAMGLGDDLVSSAAVRLVRIRATLTSFLCETAGAPRGDARAEVAASALLAAAATAVVTWARAGVHRRALDQEVAEALAPVADGLAGAGRAAEG; via the coding sequence ATGTCAGGCGACGTGGGACCCCGCACCGGTCGATCCTCGGGGCGGCCACGCCGGTCGTCGGCGGACGTCCTGGCGGACGCCGCGGCCGAGCTGTTCCTCGAGCAGGGCTGGTCGCGCACGACGGTCGACCAGATCGCCCAGCGGGCCGGGGTCAGCCGCGGCACGTTCTTCAACTACTTCGAGTCGAAGGCGGACACCTTCTGGCTCGACCTGGACGCGACCGCGGCCGGCCTCGGCGACGCGCTCCGCGCCTCCTCTGGTGCCTCGCCCGTGCGCAGGGTCGAGTCGGCGCTGGTGCAGCTGGCCGCTGCGCACCCCGCCGACCGGGTGCCGTGGGCGCTGACGCAGTCGGACGCGATGGGGCTCGGCGACGACCTCGTGTCGTCGGCGGCCGTGCGTCTCGTCCGGATCCGCGCGACGTTGACGTCGTTCCTCTGCGAGACGGCCGGAGCGCCCCGCGGGGACGCCAGGGCCGAGGTGGCGGCGTCGGCCCTGCTGGCCGCGGCGGCCACGGCCGTCGTCACGTGGGCGCGGGCCGGCGTGCACAGGCGAGCCCTCGACCAGGAGGTGGCGGAGGCCCTGGCCCCCGTGGCCGACGGCCTCGCGGGCGCCGGGAGAGCCGCCGAGGGCTAG
- a CDS encoding GtrA family protein — protein sequence MIRLAKANPSALRFLVVGGIGFVITMAINYGLKLFVIPQHPVTALSLGIIVATIVSYWMNKKWSFDDRGDRHTGQEMLLFVVVSVIGVAINSAPLYLSRYGLGFEVPQVSRTTQEIADFVSGPVIGTMLAMVFRYWAMNKFVFPKRAQLDDVLSPVSPSTASTPTA from the coding sequence ATGATCCGACTGGCCAAGGCCAACCCCTCCGCCCTCCGCTTCCTCGTGGTCGGCGGCATCGGCTTCGTGATCACCATGGCGATCAACTACGGGCTCAAGCTCTTCGTCATCCCCCAGCACCCGGTGACCGCGCTGTCGCTCGGCATCATCGTGGCGACGATCGTGTCGTACTGGATGAACAAGAAGTGGTCGTTCGACGACCGCGGCGATCGACACACCGGCCAGGAGATGCTCCTGTTCGTGGTCGTGAGCGTCATCGGCGTGGCCATCAACTCCGCTCCCCTCTACCTGTCGCGCTACGGCCTCGGCTTCGAGGTGCCCCAGGTCTCGCGCACCACACAGGAGATCGCGGACTTCGTCAGCGGCCCCGTGATCGGCACGATGCTCGCGATGGTCTTCCGCTACTGGGCCATGAACAAGTTCGTGTTCCCGAAGCGCGCCCAGCTCGACGACGTGCTGTCCCCCGTCTCGCCCTCGACCGCCTCCACCCCCACGGCCTAG
- a CDS encoding cation diffusion facilitator family transporter — MTPEPPAAAPAATEAGSAAKPESTTTVIVAFLANLLIAVAKTVAAFLTGSASMVAESAHSWADTGNEIFLFIADKRGVKERDEDHPLGYGKETYVWSMFAAFGLFTVGAVVSIQHGISQLGAAEEAEDYLVNYVVLGVAFLLEGTSFLQALRQARGSARAGQVPTLRYVLRSSNSTLRAVFAEDAAALVGLLIAFLGIFLHQVTGSAVFDAVGSILVGVLLGVVALVLVDRNRRFLVGESPSDELETTVLERLLARPEIARVTYLHTEFVGPSRLYLVAAVDMTGDDTEEHVAVALRRVERELEEHDVVEEAVLTLSTPDEPSLQPRR; from the coding sequence ATGACACCAGAGCCCCCTGCGGCGGCGCCCGCGGCGACCGAGGCCGGATCCGCGGCGAAGCCGGAGAGCACGACGACGGTGATCGTGGCATTCCTCGCGAACCTGCTGATCGCCGTCGCGAAGACCGTGGCGGCCTTCCTCACGGGCTCCGCCTCGATGGTGGCGGAGTCGGCACACTCGTGGGCCGACACGGGCAACGAGATCTTCCTGTTCATCGCCGACAAGCGCGGCGTCAAGGAGAGGGACGAGGACCACCCGCTCGGCTACGGCAAGGAGACGTACGTCTGGTCGATGTTCGCTGCGTTCGGGCTCTTCACGGTCGGCGCCGTCGTGTCGATCCAGCACGGCATCTCGCAGCTCGGCGCGGCCGAGGAGGCGGAGGACTACCTCGTCAACTACGTCGTGCTCGGCGTGGCCTTCCTGCTCGAGGGGACGTCGTTCCTCCAGGCCCTCCGCCAGGCCCGCGGCAGCGCCAGGGCCGGGCAGGTGCCCACGCTGCGCTACGTGCTGCGGAGCTCGAACTCGACGCTGCGCGCCGTCTTCGCCGAGGACGCCGCCGCCCTGGTCGGCCTGCTCATCGCGTTCCTCGGCATCTTCCTGCACCAGGTCACCGGCTCGGCCGTGTTCGACGCGGTCGGGTCGATCCTCGTCGGCGTGCTGCTCGGCGTCGTCGCGCTGGTGCTCGTCGACCGCAACCGCCGGTTCCTGGTCGGCGAGAGCCCGAGCGACGAGCTCGAGACGACGGTGCTCGAGCGGCTGCTCGCCCGGCCCGAGATCGCCCGCGTCACCTACCTGCACACGGAGTTCGTCGGGCCGAGCCGCCTCTACCTGGTCGCCGCCGTCGACATGACCGGCGACGACACCGAGGAGCACGTCGCCGTCGCACTCCGCCGCGTCGAGCGCGAGCTCGAGGAGCACGACGTCGTCGAGGAGGCGGTGCTCACCCTCTCGACACCGGACGAGCCGAGCCTGCAGCCGCGTCGCTGA
- a CDS encoding LPXTG cell wall anchor domain-containing protein, whose amino-acid sequence MKDYKAVALALPTIVALALGGVALTAAPALAEPAPIGTTEAVSAAPEDAVAADEGAGAPAVEVPTEVVEPEEAAAPAPEAVEPEEAAAPAPEVVEPEEAAAPAPEAPATQGTGAQIAAEPTEFSVTSPLDGTVLPSAGVVVTAEVPEGSAVRMSSSPGGGGRYEPSSGTSISQAFFLDASTVPVEHVVTVQVTSPDGRDLGSVQRRVVAPALAPLPAPVLVTPATGAAVVGVPYSSGDFSTGAIELTGTGAPRAVIDVDLLALDPVVPWGYDDEAPLVAADGSWQDVVWMPYGSWRVSAAQQSFDANGFATSLRSSFDSTDVLVVEPAAAPAAPVVLPVVEATAVVPVVPARSVVPSLPRALASTGTDEATPWAGLVGAGLVLLGGASLFVARRARRA is encoded by the coding sequence ATGAAGGACTACAAGGCGGTCGCGCTCGCGCTTCCGACGATCGTCGCGCTGGCTCTCGGGGGAGTCGCCCTGACGGCTGCGCCCGCGCTGGCCGAGCCGGCGCCGATCGGGACCACGGAGGCGGTGTCCGCCGCTCCCGAGGACGCGGTCGCGGCGGACGAGGGTGCGGGGGCGCCTGCTGTCGAGGTGCCGACCGAGGTCGTCGAGCCGGAGGAGGCGGCAGCGCCTGCCCCCGAGGCTGTCGAGCCCGAGGAGGCGGCAGCGCCTGCCCCCGAGGTCGTCGAGCCGGAGGAGGCGGCAGCGCCTGCCCCCGAGGCACCTGCCACGCAGGGCACTGGGGCACAGATCGCCGCAGAGCCCACGGAGTTCTCGGTCACGAGCCCGCTCGACGGCACCGTGCTGCCGTCCGCCGGCGTCGTCGTGACCGCGGAGGTGCCGGAGGGCAGCGCGGTCAGGATGAGCAGCTCGCCCGGCGGGGGCGGCCGCTACGAGCCGTCGTCCGGCACGAGCATCTCGCAGGCGTTCTTCCTCGACGCGTCCACGGTGCCCGTCGAGCACGTCGTCACCGTCCAGGTGACGAGCCCTGACGGACGAGACCTCGGCTCCGTGCAGCGCCGGGTCGTCGCCCCGGCCCTGGCGCCCCTTCCTGCGCCGGTCCTCGTCACGCCGGCCACGGGGGCCGCCGTCGTGGGCGTCCCGTACTCCTCGGGCGACTTCAGCACCGGCGCGATCGAGCTGACGGGGACGGGGGCGCCCCGTGCGGTCATCGACGTCGACCTGCTCGCGCTGGACCCCGTCGTGCCCTGGGGCTACGACGACGAGGCTCCCCTCGTCGCCGCGGACGGATCGTGGCAGGACGTGGTCTGGATGCCGTACGGATCGTGGCGCGTCTCCGCCGCACAGCAGTCGTTCGACGCGAACGGCTTCGCGACGTCGCTGCGCTCGAGCTTCGACTCGACCGACGTCCTGGTGGTCGAGCCCGCGGCTGCTCCGGCCGCCCCGGTCGTCCTGCCCGTCGTGGAGGCGACCGCCGTCGTGCCCGTCGTGCCGGCGCGGTCGGTCGTCCCGTCCCTGCCTCGTGCTCTCGCGTCCACCGGCACGGACGAGGCCACGCCGTGGGCCGGACTCGTCGGCGCGGGCCTGGTCCTGCTCGGAGGGGCCTCGCTGTTCGTGGCCAGGAGGGCACGCCGGGCCTGA